In the genome of Phycisphaerae bacterium RAS1, one region contains:
- the bamD_3 gene encoding Outer membrane protein assembly factor BamD, producing the protein MLVLVTTAAAMPGAPAAFHGGLVLAPLALDDSQQSFRERQEFDPQRGEWVDRKAQPEVGPEGAIETARWLLARGEPGAARKLLADWVKTNRDDDRYLEGLFLLAEANFQKKDFWRAYNQLEVVAENSSGELFRKALLREMDVARAFLSGEKRIVWRFLRLPAYDDGVTILDRVWSRSPGTRIGEDALRLKADYFYARGDMELAQEEYASLARQFPSSRFARPAMLRAAEAAQAAFPGVKFDERALVQADERYRQVKGAYPQFAERERIDERLLAIREKRAEKDLDVGDWYRKTGQRGAAEFYFRAVLSDWPSTLAAGIAQSRLRAMGIETEATAP; encoded by the coding sequence ATGCTGGTGCTCGTCACAACGGCGGCCGCCATGCCGGGGGCGCCTGCGGCGTTTCACGGCGGGCTGGTGCTGGCGCCGCTGGCGCTGGACGACTCGCAGCAGAGTTTTCGCGAGCGGCAGGAGTTCGATCCGCAGAGGGGCGAGTGGGTGGACCGAAAAGCTCAGCCCGAGGTCGGTCCGGAGGGAGCCATCGAGACGGCCCGCTGGCTGCTGGCGCGCGGCGAGCCGGGCGCTGCGCGAAAGCTGCTGGCCGACTGGGTGAAGACCAACCGCGACGACGACCGTTATCTCGAAGGCTTATTCCTGCTGGCCGAGGCGAATTTCCAGAAGAAGGACTTCTGGCGGGCGTACAACCAGCTTGAGGTGGTCGCGGAGAACAGCAGCGGCGAGCTTTTTCGCAAAGCGCTGCTGCGCGAGATGGACGTCGCCCGCGCATTCCTCTCGGGCGAAAAGCGGATCGTGTGGCGCTTCCTGCGGCTGCCGGCGTATGACGACGGCGTCACCATTCTTGACCGCGTCTGGTCGCGCTCGCCCGGCACGCGCATCGGCGAGGACGCGCTGCGGCTGAAGGCCGACTATTTCTACGCGCGCGGCGACATGGAACTTGCGCAGGAAGAATATGCCTCGCTGGCGCGGCAATTTCCGAGCAGCCGCTTCGCGCGGCCGGCGATGCTGCGGGCGGCCGAAGCAGCGCAGGCGGCGTTTCCCGGCGTGAAATTCGATGAGCGGGCGCTGGTGCAGGCGGACGAGCGGTATCGACAGGTGAAGGGCGCCTATCCGCAGTTCGCCGAGCGCGAGCGGATCGACGAGCGGCTTCTGGCGATTCGCGAAAAGCGCGCGGAGAAGGACCTGGACGTAGGCGACTGGTACCGGAAAACCGGGCAGCGCGGCGCGGCGGAATTTTACTTCCGCGCGGTGCTGAGCGACTGGCCCAGCACGCTCGCGGCGGGAATCGCGCAAAGCCGCCTGCGGGCGATGGGAATTGAAACGGAGGCGACGGCGCCATGA
- the oppD gene encoding Oligopeptide transport ATP-binding protein OppD has translation MLLEIQDLCIAFGGDIVVDKLSLALQPGRTLALVGESGCGKSVTALALLGLLRPPGRVIAGHIRFNGIDLLAGGAAAWRGIRGQQIAMIFQEPMTSLNPVLSVGSQVAEPLRVHRGFSRRAAAARAAELLEQVGIPSPPLRMRQFPHELSGGMRQRVMIAMALACEPKLLIADEPTTALDVTVQAEILTLLRELQARLGMAMIFITHDMGVVDQIADDAAVMYAGRVVETGPAADVLRDPWHPYTRALLRCAPVLAGAGGARRLETIAGEPPRRGARPAGCAFHPRCAHAEARCGAEEQALVARSVARACACWKAPPSEAAAD, from the coding sequence GTGCTGCTTGAGATTCAGGACCTGTGCATCGCCTTCGGCGGCGACATTGTCGTTGACAAGCTGAGTCTTGCGCTTCAGCCGGGGCGCACCCTGGCGCTGGTCGGCGAATCGGGCTGCGGCAAGAGCGTCACGGCGCTGGCGCTGCTTGGTTTGCTGCGCCCGCCCGGTCGCGTCATCGCGGGGCACATTCGTTTCAACGGGATCGACCTGCTCGCGGGGGGCGCGGCGGCGTGGCGCGGCATCCGCGGACAGCAGATCGCGATGATTTTTCAGGAGCCGATGACCAGCCTGAACCCGGTGCTCAGCGTGGGCAGCCAGGTCGCCGAGCCGCTGCGCGTGCATCGCGGTTTCTCGCGCCGGGCGGCGGCCGCGCGGGCTGCGGAATTGCTTGAGCAAGTCGGCATCCCATCGCCGCCGCTGCGAATGCGGCAGTTCCCGCACGAACTCTCGGGCGGCATGCGGCAGCGGGTCATGATTGCGATGGCGCTGGCGTGCGAGCCGAAGCTGCTCATCGCCGACGAGCCGACGACCGCGCTGGATGTCACGGTGCAGGCCGAAATCCTGACCCTGCTTCGCGAACTCCAGGCGCGCCTGGGCATGGCGATGATCTTCATCACGCACGACATGGGAGTCGTGGACCAAATTGCCGACGACGCCGCGGTGATGTACGCCGGACGGGTCGTCGAAACCGGTCCGGCAGCGGACGTGCTGAGAGACCCCTGGCATCCGTATACGCGCGCGCTGCTGCGCTGCGCGCCCGTACTGGCGGGCGCCGGCGGCGCGCGGCGATTGGAGACGATCGCGGGCGAACCGCCGCGGCGCGGGGCGCGGCCGGCCGGCTGCGCCTTTCATCCGCGCTGCGCCCACGCCGAGGCGCGCTGCGGCGCTGAGGAGCAGGCGCTGGTCGCACGTTCCGTCGCGCGTGCGTGCGCCTGTTGGAAAGCGCCCCCGTCGGAAGCGGCGGCGGACTGA